The sequence CTGCCAACATAAACATgacagacattttattttttacaaagacacaaatacagacaaaatgacaagacagatacagacacagataCTTTTAACAAAACATGCCGTTACAGTCTATACAGTTACAATCCACACGGTTACAAGGGCATGCAATTTCAATTTTACAGAGGCGTACAGTTTAAAAAACAGCAGAGGCACACAGAGGGACAAGAAGCATGTAGTTACAATTTTACAGGGGCAtgtagtaaaagaaaacaaaaaactaaacagAGGGGTGCAGTTTAAGAAAGGATGTCCTTACCagagtgatccaagacaaatcaGGTCATGAGAGAGCACTAGAGTTTTCCTCTCCAAGAATGCAAAGTTGAACCAAAACAGGAAGACTGAAGCAGAGACAAGGGCAGATGACTCACCAGGGGAGGGGGATTGGATTCCAGAGAAATAAATCTCCTGCTGGTACCAGAGTCCACTGGCCCTATTCCATGTCCACCCCACCGCTGCCACCAATTGAACTGAATCAGCTTCTAATCTGTGGGTGGTCAGATCTGAACAGAGCAGGCTGAGAAAGGAAAGACAGGAATCaaacaaaagtttaatttcaaagggAGGGAAGTGGCTTGCAAGCAAGGAGGTAAAGTGGTTCTGCCCCTAGTGGGGGGACCCACTTTAATGTGCCTAACAACTAACATCATCATTTTCATGCTTCTGTTTTACGACTATCTCTtctgctatgtgaccttggggatGTTGCAGGGAGAAGGGGTCAGATGGAAAGAAATAGTGTGGAGGCATAAGAGTTAGTAGATGATTGGCCACATAGGCTGGAGGAGATGGAGGAGATAAAGAGAAAGCCAATGTTGTGAACCTGAAGCACTAACAGATTGATGGCATCTTTTGTAAAGACGGTAGAAGACCTCTAGAAGAGGGAGGTTTGAGATGTCTCTTTTGGTGTTCATTCGTTTCAATTGTGTCTCACTTTTCATCACCTCGTTGGGTATTTTCTTGGCACAGGTAtgggagtggttcaccatttccttcttcagctcattttacattagaggaaactgaggcaaacaagttaagtgacttgcccagggtcacacagctaataagtgtctgaggccagcctcaactcagaaagagaagtcttcctgattccaagctacTGCTGTTTACTGCTCAATATGGAAACATTCAGTGAATAGCTATTAGGTccaaggcttaaaaaaaaaccaaacaaacaaaaaaccctattAATCACATCATCAACCCCTCTACTGCTGATTGGCTTTTTCTGTCTATAAAGTGGGATAACTGCCAAGAAGGGATAGAACAGTGTTACATAAAGAAATCTATATTCCTATGGctctgttctttttctggcaATAAGACATTTATCAGTGTACTATGGAGCCACCTAACAGTCATCTAGTCTCAGTTTGAGCACATCCAGTTCAAGTgcacttatttttcttgaggaagcccattccacttttgtatGACttcaatataaatacataaataaattttccCTAATATCAAGCTCAACTTTGCCCTTCTGCAGCTTTCACTTCCTGTCCAAGGTTCTGCTCTGGAGCCAAAGAGAAGAAGGGTAATCTTTTCATGAAATAGTCCTCATGTGAGATGGACCTAAAGAACAAAGTGTCCATTCTTCCTAGATCTTCTGccatgtaatgccagagaaactgagcaagataaagattagagagtatttaatagtttattaaatggagagatatactggaacCAAATGGTTCACGGTCtggtcccagggttgaatgaggctatcgtctccaagaatccagccaacaatcagagttctcaatgacatatatacatgcgGCTCAGATGCAAAGGGTAGAGGCAGGGACGGAATCAGGGTACTGAGAGCTGGAGGGggattctgacagggtggggtgaacCTTGGGAGAgggggatgacataatcagggggaggcacccCAGACATGGAGAAAGGCATATTGATAAGAGAGTATCTGGTGTTCTATCTAATAGCTTGGGATGAGGAAAggaattctgatattctaaaacataagatcgtttatccttatcaagtattctgataaagagggatgggaagttttgcagaactgagaagcagggaaactgaggcaggatagggaaactgagtcaagataataaaagagaactgtggcataacactactatcaccactactactactactatagaTATCTTGAATATATAAGTCTTATAGGAAATGAATGCCTACATTTTCATCAAATTGTTGCCTTCCGGATATTTCATCCTAAATGGTGATAGTGACCCTCTACAATTgctttagggtttttttggctACTGGGAAACTGGTAATTCACATGGAAATTGCAGCAGAAAAATGAACAAGGTCTCCTTCAATTTGTTCTTGCAAAGTTGATTCTTTTGAGCCCAAGCACAAAATTTTATACTGATcctattgaatttctttttattagatttgGCCCCAGCTTCTAGATTTGCAAGTTCATTTTGTATCCTGACTCATCATCTAAAGAGCGGCTCtcattataaagaagggaaagggacctgtatgtgcacgaatgtttgtggcagccctttttgtactagctagaaactggaaactgaatggatgtccatcagttggagaatggctgaataaattgtggtatatgaatattatggaatattactgttctgtaagaaatgaccaacaggatgatttcagaaaggcctggagagacttacacgaactgatgctgagtgaaatgagcaggaccaggagatcattatatacttcaacaacaatactatatgatgaccagttctgatggacctggccatcctcagcaaggagatcaaccaaatcatttccaatggagcagtaatgaactgaaccagctatgcccagagaaagaactctgggagatgactaaaaaccattacattgaattcccaatccctatatttatgcccacctgcatttttgatttccttcacaagctaattgtacaatatttcagagtctgattctttttgtacagcaaaataatgttttggtcatgtatacttattgtgtatctaatttatattttaatgtacttaacatctactggtcatcctgccatctgggggagggggtggggggtaagaggtgaaaaattggaacaagaggtttggcaattgttaatgctgtaaagttacttatgcatatatcttgcaaataaaaggctattaaattaaaaaaaaaaataaagagcgGCTCTCCCTCTCAGTTTTAATTCCTGGACAAATTCTAGAATATAGTTCAATCATGGTAAACTCTGGTTTTATAAACAGTTATGCAGATGGATAGAttgagagatagatagatgtgaGTGTATAATTATGGCcctatttttatttcactttgcatcagttgctacatatattttcatattttctcatattcttcataaatttatctttttatggtgCCATAACATGAGGAGAGAATCATAAAATAGCACAGGATAAATTATCTTTTgaggttgtttttattttgttaaaattatgataaaaaaatttctggaaaaaaaaagactgacttaattttttttttttttttaccactattTACTTAAGATGAGCCACTTATTTTTCCCCTGTGCATCTTTGATTGTATGATCAGCAGCAGTATCTAAGTAATGGATCTTCAGATAATATGCATCTCAAGTGTATGCATcctttaatatgtttttattttatctgattcAAGACCTAAGTGGTTCAGATTTGTGGAGGTAGTTTTGAAATCTGAGTGTTGATTTATGGTCATTggttacaaagaataaaatttccCATGggtaaaaaatttcatttaaaaacatcccCTCCCCTAATTTTCAAAGCAACATagcaagtaaaaagaaaacactaCATGTGCAGCATTTTATCATGGTTGCTTGAGAAGTTATGCCATCAGATGTTGATAGAGCCACGAGCTCactaaaaatattccattattctaAAATAAAGTTACAGtgcaaatattcatttttatagaccCAGTGACACAAATGTTTCAtaagctttcattttatttctatatatacttaGAATTTGAATAACTTGGTACAAAGCTTTAGAGCTGAGACTTTATCAACCAGTTCTTGTACCCCTGTAATAGTTATTATTCTTATAAGCTGGTCTCGCAATACAACAGGATGTAGAGGTGGATCTTTTTCTACCCTCCATATGTTGAGTGCTTCAAGAATGGCTTCTTCCAATTTAGTATTAATCCtaaagttgagaaaaaaatctttaatttttattatcacaaaattatgaactaaaaatcattatcatcatcatctccacCATCATCATACTTGATCTTCTTCCTAGATCTCCTGCCATGTGTTCTTAGACAAGTGCCTTTTTTCTGCACTAGATCTCAATTTTtcctactacaactactactataaATATCATGAGTTTATAAGTCTTATAGGAAACGAATGCATACATTGTCATTAAATTCAAATGCCACACTTTTTATCCTTACAAGAACACACTAAACTTAGCACTTGTCTCAATAagtatacacacgcacacacacacatatacacatatgaatgtgtgtgtattaaatataaaaaattttaaataaagaaattcaaaattattgaGTACAAAGTGGTTtggagagaaggcactagcacTTGGGGatatcaggaaagattttatCTAGAAGATCATACTTAAGGAGAGAAAGGTTTTTAGGCAAAGGGAATGGTTAAAGTAAAACCATGGAGATGGGAACTGGAatgttatatgtaaaaaaaagctatttggGCTTACTTTaagagtgggagggaaagggagtaATGTATAGTCAggttggaaaaaaaaggaaataagcatttattaagagcctactatgtacaGAACTATGCTAAACGCTGTACAAAGATTTCATATGATCTTTACAATAAATCTTTACAATATGGGAGGAGAAAGTTTGGAACCAGGctgggaagggctttaaaaagttcattttttttttttatcctggaagactaggaagccattggagttgacaGAGTAGGAGAGTCTTATGGTCAGGAAAATTCCTTTGGCAGCAGTGTGTGGAATGGACTTGGAGTGGTAAGGGACTTGGAGGAGATGATCAATTAGGAGGAAGCTACAATTACCTAAGGAAGAAATGTTGAAGCACTAAACTAAGGGAACGTGTGCATGAAGAAAGAGATGGTGTGGAGGTGTAAGAGTTAGCAGCTGATTGGCTGCATTGAGGGAAATGGAGGAGATAAGGAGAAAGTCAATATGGGAACCTGAAACATTAGCAGAATGATGGTCCCTTTTGTATTCTGTATTTAGAGACGGTTAAGGAGAGGGAGGATTTGGGGGAAAGgatttgcttttttcattcagtTGTTTCACAATCCTGTCTGctgctttgtgaccccatttgggattttcttggcaaagatactggaatgatttgccatttccttctccaattcagtttacagatgagataactaagacagaatttaaatgggttgcccaggctcacacagctagttagtgtctgaggccagatttgaactcaggaagaggaggcttcctcactccaggctcagtactctacccactacaccatctagctgctctgaaATGTCTCTAAAATTGCCATAGGGTAAGGGTACTAGTGTCATCCATCACCAGTAGAAGTACTATAACTGCTGTTTGATGCCTTGATTATATAGCCTAGGTATAGGCTAGAGCACTGATCTTCCCAAACATCCCTCTTTGCTCTTCTGACAGTTTATCTGCCTGTTTCTCTGATATgctttgtgttttaaaatttcaagttacCAAATAGCTAgtacaatattattattgatatctTAGGCTAATGAAAAGGTTTCTAAATTGGAACATCCTATTATCTTAATACTATGCAGATCACAAAATTACTATTCAGgttttatgaaattaaattgaTAGATTCTCCTGTTCATACTTCAATCAAAAAGGATAATAGTTTAGTGAAACAGAACTATTCCTCCCTTGAAAATAGTGAATGAGCTTGGCTCCTTGACAAGCAAGATTTGTGAAATGCAAACATTCATGTGTAATGCAAAATATCATTAATGACCTATAAGTAAAGCACAACCTATTAGAGGACCAAAAAGCAATTGGtcaatttataaattgtttttactttgttttgtggcatgcatgcatatatgttattgttatttagttgCTTCtttcatgtttgactcttcatgacccatttgggattttctaggcaaagatactgccatttccttcttcatctcatcttatggatgaggaaaatgaagcaagcaAAATGAAGTGAcacagggtcccacagctagtgtccaaggctggatttgaactcatgaagaatctttctgattcccagcccAGTGCTCATTAttcattgtatcacctagctgtaTTTCAGATATGTatatcattataaaatatttgccaCTTATTTAGTAGTCTAAAGTTTGCCAGgtgttttatatgtattatctcatttatataCATGGATACATGAAAGGGAAAACTATAAATCTTATTATGCAGAAGTACTTCTTCATCAGAACGTCAATCACTGGCTTCTTCATTTGTAGCTTTTGGCAGAAAAACTCAAAGTACGTTTTAGGGAGATTTCGAGAAACTATCCTGAACAATTTCTGCAAgattttctctggaaaaaaaaaaaaaaggaagttttaagtTAACTTCATTTGACAAGGATTTTAGTTTTAAATCAACATCATATATAATTTACTAAGGAATGTTTctgtatcttattttattaacACACATATGTCTGATGTTCACAATAATTCAAACAAAAAGCAGAGCCACTAATCCACAGTTTCTCCTATCCTGTGACCCTGCTTAATTTGTCTTGGCAATAACGTCTTTGTATAACTTTAGCATTAAAAGATACCTCAGAGACAATCTAATCCAAGCCTGCGCCCTTCTCCACTCCATATTCTAGTTTAAGAATCTGAAACATAGAAAGGTTAAGTAGCTGACCAAATTTACACAGAATTAATCCCTGAGCCAGGATACTGATCTCAAATCTTGTGATTTTTCCACTGGTATTTAAATagagctttttttctctttctcaagtAATCTCTGACTGGCTTATGCTGTTGCTAACCAAATTTGAAAGTCATTGTTCTCAACCTTCTACACTACTTgagtttttcattttccccatttaattAGGAGTCACCTTAGTTTAGCTGATCTTCAGCAAGGATTCAATTTTAGAAGACAGCTCTGAAGTAGATGATGAATgtaaatgcaattttttaaattaaaattttggagAATGAGGAGAGTGAGAAGGGATAggaataggattttaaaaatggaaagaaaaagaatgagagctATTGAGTagcttattttaatttaaagagaacagaaaaaagaccAGAAAGCAGAAACAAGCTAGAcgacttaaaaaaaataacaagttgAATATATATGCCGGAAACAAAAGCAAGCTGTACATAATAGTGATCTGTAGTTTTATATAcaatcctctctttctcctctattatgtatatggaaatacccattttatttgggatttgttaagttcaaaataaaaataaaatacgcAAGTGCAGTGTTTTATGACTCTTTCTAAAAATCCCTAATACTGAATGCcaaatgtcatttctttcttaacAGAGGAAGGTGACAAAAGTTAATAGAATGCCTAGCTCCTCTGACTTCAACATAGCTCTGGAAACTGGGAGATAAATCGTATTAGGAATTGGGACATCAAGATCCTAATCTTGGCTACTTTGAATTTCGAATGTGTTTGCCTAGTTACTTGTGAATTGTGATTCCTTTTAGGTGTTTTGCATTTTCTATAACATAGAACAAAAGATATCCTAGACTAGATATGTATATTGTAACCTCTAATTCTTATATAGGATCTGAGTACTTTGCTACAAATGCACATAAGCCACATTCAAACTTTGTAAAAGATATATTCAGAGATTTTCCTGTAAGAAAACTTTGGGGAGGGACAAAATAAGCCAAAGAGACACGACTTTGGGGTTCAACCACCAAGACTGAATTTGATCTGTGATATTTTAGGGAGTTGGACTATGggttctatctataaaatgggaggatGGGACCAGAGAATGCCATGATAGACTTGATTCTCAGGCCTCTTCAAGAGCTTAAGTAGCAATGATTTACATCAGAAGGTAGTATTACCCTGGCCATAATCGGGGTAGTCATCCCACTCCCCTGTTCTCCTTTCATGCTTTGGGCTTGTAAAACCTCCTTGTTCCACAGGAAGATCTTTTAAGAGGCTTCTCAGTTCAGATCAGTACCCTATCTTACCTCTTATAAACTGattaatgaaacattttatcTCTCTCCTGAGTGGTGGACTATAGGGACAGAATGAGGTATGTCCTGTCACACATATTTTGCTTAATTGTACTTCTTTGTTACAGGGAGGAGGagtttgtttgtgtttgtgtgcatCAGTGTACCTCTGAGTATGTATGAAATGGGGCAAGGCAATGGGAGTGGCCttggaaaatgacaataatgtaaaaaaacatcaaatctatatatatttttaaaagctgtgAGGAATAGGCAGCAGCAATAGAAAATTTACACAGGATGTTAATATTAACAGATTTTGTAGCCAATGGGATGTTATTTCAGGAAGAACTAGTCTCTTTCCTACAACTGTTGGACAAGAATAGCTCTGGTCCCAGTATTTTTAGTATTATACAGATCCAATCTCTTGCTGTTTCTTCCCTTGTGGGAAGTCCTGTTACATAGGATTTATCAATATATATGGTGGTTGTAGAAGTGAACAAGTGATAGCTAATCTGAAGTGTTCCAAAATGAGcgtgaatgaatcaatgaatgtgTCAGTGAGATCCTTGAATGGAAagaatcattctttaaaaacaaggaaaaaaagttttactgaTACTCTTTTTTCACATTACTGTAACTTCCAAATGACTATTTTCCAATTCACCTCCTAATAGAACCCTTCCTTATGTGTGGGACAGTATGGTCCACAAAACAGAGActttcagagtaagaaaaagcaaaaagaggtttACTAAGATCTTGCAAGAAAGGGCATCTTCCATCTGACAAGGTGGTTTGTCAGCAAAGAAGTGCAAAGCATAACTttgaaacataaaattaaataccCCGAATGCAGAAGccccattgtttgggggagtccaggcttatATTCTAATCTCagaaatctaacccagaaatagtacaagtcaataataataaactcttaatttaaattaCTCTAGAGAACTGATATATAAGGCAGATATAGAATTCAAAGCCATTCTCccctttaaaagaaatacttaaatgtTAATTGAGAAGTGGtaggaagtaggagaggaaaacaCTTGCAACTTTTTAGCTGTAGCTCtattataaagtctcaaatcACAATTTTGGTTTAAAgctatattcccatgagagtgtGTGTCTTCACTGAGTTAATTCTTCACacttaaaacaaaagaataaaggaaaacccCCTAACACACTGACCACATCTAATGATATAAGCCTCATTCCACACTTATGGTCCATCACTTCTCTAACAAGAGGCAAGAATCATGGAAAAGAATCattcttccttctccagtggGCTCTTCTACTTTTTGTACGTATTAGTACAGATCTTAAGAACCAGaattattgctattatattttaaactCATATAATAGGGAAGACAGGGATGATCTTATTCTTATTACTTAGTTGTCTAAGCAActagcattcattaagcatctacaaCTGTTGtaccacagtttccttttattgttctgcctcagtttctctaaattttctgcctcagttccttgaattgttctgcctcaatccccccgGTTGCAAATCCCCTTCCtgatcattaggactgagataattagggctgggagccTTGACCATTAGCATTCCATAGGGAGATAAATTACTAAGAGAAATGCTTACATATCTCTTGTTCCAGACTTTGTCTCTAGTGACTACGCCCCCTTCAcccccaatttatcagaatttatggtcttaccctcaacctgtcagaaccaaattgatCGTCCCTTCCTAGAAATTCCTGCACTCACCAGTGTTTGGACTCTACCCTTTGCCTTTGTCTCCCTGATCACTTAGAGCCATATATAAATCACTGGACTCTCACATTcgatgctggattctttgagatgaaagtccAACTCAGCCTTGGAGGCAGAATGGATTCTTCTCTGCCTCCAGACTCTCTCTCCTcagaaactcaaataaaatattaagaactctcaaatctctatcttgcctcagtttctccagcattacacaacTATGTATCAGAAACTGCAgccaggcactggagatacaaatagaaaagaatttaagTTCTCTGGGAATTGAATGGGACCAAGTGAAGATGTCTCAAAAAGTTTATGAGATGGATTAGGTCAGGCCCTAGGGCTTAAATCACCATCCTTATTCCTAGAGGGCTGTAGGGTAAGAAAGGTCAGACCCTAGGTCTAAGCTCTGGGGGAAGTGAAGGAACCCAGGAAGTAGACAATGTTGTTTACCACTGGTCAATGAtttttcagtccatccaatgaagagacttgggtcttttgctatttaaccagatTCATTATTTCCTGCTCCCCTAGGGCCAGGCACATGCTGGGAGATGGGAGTAAGAAGCTCTGGGTCTGCTCAGCTGACTTGCTCCTTACAAGGATCTAAGAAATGCttcctctttgtatctgaagatgcctctgaCTTTGAGTCAGAGACTCCAGTACCCATCCCACACAGAATACTTATGTATGTTCACAGATAAATAtgcaaaagatatataaatacacagtatttggggaagggagggggatatTCACACAGTATTCACACCTAAAAGAACCAAGTATAATCTCTAAAAGGCAAAATAAGAACTCTTTAACTAGACCTTTGTTATTTACAAATGATAGGTTCATTGattcagtcaagaagcatttaataagtgcaaGCTGTTAACTGGGCTATACTctgagaatatgaaaagaaacaattcttgCCTACAAAAAGGTTACAATGAACTGAGAGGCAGGAGTTAGGGACCATTATATGCACAGAGGAGGCAGGAGTAAATATAGACAAAGTCATCTCAATTGAAACTCTTACTGAGTACTTATTCATCACCTACCGTCTCTGTCCTCGGCTTTCTGGAGATAATGTCCAATGACATTTAGTACCTTCCCTTTACAGATTTCAGCTGGAGGCTTAACCAAAGGATTCTCATCAAAATTTATTTccctcagtgaagaaagattatTGAGACTATTAGGCAATGTTGTCAGACGATTTCCTAATAGAAAAACATCAGTATTAAAATTGTTCCTTCAGTGAAAGAAAGTTAGGGAGACATT comes from Sarcophilus harrisii chromosome 5, mSarHar1.11, whole genome shotgun sequence and encodes:
- the LRRD1 gene encoding leucine-rich repeat and death domain-containing protein 1 isoform X2, translating into MAGRPRKNGVPPSPPPPRLPRPAARSPPAFPAARNSQGRPRFEPRAAYPSPSVRGRPRTLGLRARLAGSTWARPGPPQALQLTQVPDELSNLTQLEILDISHNTIKELPKNIGELKNLVTFKANNNLIGLLPLSFESLNKLQHLNMSGNRLTTLPNSLNNLSSLREINFDENPLVKPPAEICKGKVLNVIGHYLQKAEDRDEKILQKLFRIVSRNLPKTYFEFFCQKLQMKKPVIDVLMKKINTKLEEAILEALNIWRVEKDPPLHPVVLRDQLIRIITITGVQELVDKVSALKLCTKLFKF